The following are encoded in a window of Narcine bancroftii isolate sNarBan1 chromosome 2, sNarBan1.hap1, whole genome shotgun sequence genomic DNA:
- the LOC138752742 gene encoding transcription factor Sox-17-alpha-A-like, with amino-acid sequence MSSPDAGYASDDQIQSRCNMTGMLPTMGSCQWAESMSSLGDTKVGGATDQAGNPSNRSKSENRIRRPMNAFMVWAKDERKRLAQQNPDLHNAELSKMLGKSWRGLSLTEKRPFVEEAERLRVQHMKEHPNYKYRPRRRKHIKRIKRVDTGLLMHSISEQQLSSDGRVCNQNMNLSFHDTGYCIQSQIPQLNHYREAQTMATSMESLGLPTPETSPLDVLEANSVFFPTHLQEDCQIMPYATNTGYQHPDYSPQENQVALFRRQRAEVGMPQDDQMGHDCGFHGMFSSCHNMVAMYYSQMCSSNGQRPQNVHVGQLSPPPEAHRVDHLDHLSQADLLTEMDGNEFEQYLTSVARPDLAGLAYNAPEANPNGLTSAESSLISSVLSDASSAMYYTNFTSA; translated from the exons ATGAGCAGCCCCGATGCTGGTTACGCCAGTGACGACCAGATTCAGAGTAGGTGCAACATGACGGGGATGTTGCCGACAATGGGATCCTGCCAGTGGGCTGAATCCATGAGCTCTCTCGGGGATACTAAGGTCGGCGGCGCAACTGATCAGGCGGGCAATCCCAGCAACCGATCGAAATCTGAAAACCGCATCCGTCGGCCGATGAACGCCTTCATGGTCTGGGCAAAAGACGAGCGCAAAAGGCTGGCGCAACAAAACCCGGACTTGCACAACGCCGAACTTAGCAAGATGCTGG GTAAGTCATGGAGAGGCCTCTCCTTGACTGAAAAACGTCCCTTTGTGGAGGAGGCTGAGAGACTTCGGGTCCAGCACATGAAAGAACACCCCAACTACAAGTACCGACCCAGGCGGAGAAAACATATCAAAAGAATAAAGCGAGTGGACACAGGCCTGCTGATGCACAGCATCTCTGAACAACAGCTGAGCAGCGATGGGCGCGTCTGTAACCAGAACATGAACCTGTCATTCCACGACACCGGTTACTGCATTCAAAgccagattccccagctcaaccACTACCGGGAAGCGCAAACCATGGCAACTAGCATGGAGAGTTTAGGCTTACCAACTCCCGAGACTTCCCCTTTGGACGTTTTGGAGGCAAATTCTGTGTTTTTTCCAACACATTTGCAAGAAGATTGTCAAATAATGCCTTACGCCACCAACACGGGATATCAACACCCCGACTACTCCCCACAGGAAAACCAAGTCGCCCTTTTCCGCAGGCAGAGAGCTGAGGTGGGGATGCCCCAGGATGATCAGATGGGACATGACTGTGGTTTCCACGGGATGTTCAGCTCTTGCCATAATATGGTCGCAATGTACTACAGCCAGATGTGCTCGTCAAACGGCCAGCGGCCTCAGAATGTGCACGTTGGGCAACTCTCTCCACCCCCCGAAGCGCACCGTGTGGACCACCTGGACCATTTGAGCCAGGCCGATCTGTTGACGGAAATGGATGGCAATGAGTTCGAGCAATACCTCACGTCGGTCGCGCGACCTGATCTGGCCGGACTTGCTTACAATGCGCCCGAAGCAAATCCGAATGGACTAACTTCTGCGGAGAGCAGCTTGATTTCCTCCGTCCTTTCCGATGCCAGTAGTGCCATGTACTACACCAACTTCACTTCCGCGTAA